In the genome of Populus nigra chromosome 9, ddPopNigr1.1, whole genome shotgun sequence, one region contains:
- the LOC133703109 gene encoding cytochrome P450 72A397-like: MTVTVSSILVSIVYVAVLRWAWRVLNWVWFRPKKVERCLRQQGFAGKPYRLLFGDWKESSDMLKEARTKPIGLSDALLPRVMPFLHQLVKDYGKNSFMWIGPKPRVNIMNPDQIKDVFMKINEYQKPSHPLLKPLACGLPSHEGEKWSKHRKIINPAFHQEKLKLMIPAFYESCSGMINKWEKLVSVDEGSCELDIWPDLQGLTCDAISRTSFGSNYEEGKRIFDLLKELIDLTAHVIIKAIVIPGYRFLPIPSNRRLKAIDKEIKASLNALINKREKAMGAGEDAKNDLLDLLLESNFREIQEHGNTKSVGMSIEDVIDECRIFYFAGQETTTVLLTWTMVLLAQYPNWQARAREEVVQVFGNKKPDFDGLNHLKVVTMILYEVLRLYPPVIMLNRDVHEEIKLGNLLLPAGVQVSVPTILLHQDHELWGDDASEFKPGRFAEGVSKATKSQVSFLPFGWGPRICVGQNFALIEAKMALAMILQRCSFELSPSYIHAPRTVITLQPQHGAPMILRKL, encoded by the exons ATGACAGTAACAGTCTCTTCAATTCTAGTCTCCATTGTTTATGTTGCAGTGCTAAGATGGGCATGGAGAGTTTTGAACTGGGTTTGGTTTCGGCCGAAGAAGGTCGAGAGGTGCTTGAGACAACAAGGTTTTGCAGGCAAGCCTTACCGGCTTTTGTTCGGAGACTGGAAAGAAAGTTCAGATATGTTGAAAGAAGCAAGGACCAAACCCATTGGTTTATCAGACGCTCTTCTACCTCGTGTCATGCCCTTCCTCCATCAACTGGTCAAGGATTATG GTAAGAATTCATTTATGTGGATTGGGCCGAAACCAAGAGTGAACATCATGAACCCTGATCAGATAAAGGACGTATTCATGAAGATAAATGAATATCAGAAGCCCTCGCACCCGCTGTTGAAACCTCTAGCATGTGGACTTCCAAGTCACGAGGGTGAAAAATGGTCTAAACATAGAAAGATAATCAACCCAGCATTCCATCAAGAGAAGCTAAAG CTTATGATACCTGCGTTTTACGAAAGTTGTAGTGGGATGATTAACAAGTGGGAGAAGCTGGTCTCTGTAGACGAGGGGTCATGTGAATTGGATATCTGGCCTGATCTTCAAGGCTTAACATGTGATGCTATTTCTCGAACGTCGTTTGGAAGTAATTACGAGGAAGGAAAAAGAATATTTGATCTCCTCAAGGAACTTATCGATCTTACAGCTCATGTTATAATAAAAGCAATTGTCATACCAGGGTACAG GTTCCTGCCGATCCCATCTAATAGAAGGCTAAAAGCTATTGACAAAGAAATAAAAGCTTCTCTTAATGCTCTCATCaacaaaagagagaaagcaatgGGTGCTGGTGAAGATGCAAAGAATGACTTGTTGGATTTACTTCTGGAATCCAATTTTAGAGAAATACAAGAGCATGGAAATACGAAGAGCGTCGGAATGAGCATTGAAGATGTGATTGACGAATGTAGAATATTCTACTTTGCTGGACAAGAAACAACCACAGTTCTTCTTACCTGGACCATGGTTTTATTGGCTCAGTATCCGAATTGGCAAGCACGCGCAAGAGAAGAGGTTGTGCAAGTCTTTGGTAACAAAAAACCAGATTTCGATGGGCTAAATCACCTTAAAGTT GTTACCATGATTTTGTATGAAGTTCTTAGGTTATACCCGCCGGTAATTATGCTTAATCGAGATGTTCATGAAGAAATAAAGCTTGGAAATTTGCTATTACCTGCCGGAGTGCAGGTCTCGGTGCCAACAATCCTCCTTCACCAAGATCATGAACTATGGGGTGATGATGCCTCTGAGTTCAAACCAGGGAGGTTTGCTGAAGGTGTTTCAAAGGCAACAAAGAGTCAAGTCTCATTCCTTCCATTTGGATGGGGTCCTCGAATATGCGTTGGACAGAACTTTGCTTTGATTGAAGCAAAAATGGCTTTGGCAATGATTTTACAGCGCTGCTCTTTTGAGCTCTCCCCGTCGTATATTCATGCTCCTCGCACAGTCATAACTCTTCAGCCACAGCACGGTGCTCCAATGATATTACGTAAACTCTAA